ggccagctgttccattccgcaaaatacgtaatgcacatggacgtcatccctgtttttttcagatccgttttttttcggaccgcaaaatacatacggtcgtgtgcatgaggcctaaggaagaaGAATACACAGCACAGAGTGGCTTTGCCATgcatgagaccctacttgagttTAAAATACTGTGGGTGTGAGATGCCCATGGCACAATCATCGCTTCATCAGTCGTGATCGCAGTGATATGCGTGGGGCTCTCACTCCCAGGAGGAGTCACAGTAATCACATACAGCTACatgtgtaatgacccagagtgccattaccactccgcaccctgctactgtctcctatgggctaacacagtgtcatcttatgcatttattgcaGGTCCTATACAATGTGCATTGCTATTCCTATGTAACTGttaatgttcatgtaatgtacctggttcatcAGAAGGTGGAATCGAGCATAGAAAAGCTACATTTACAGaggatggaaccttctttccattctcttcTTTCTCTCtaaggaggagtttagttagttatAGGTCAGTGGagagtaccccctgctagggTTCACATCCCTGCTAGACGTGTCCTgcctaagccagctagagcaccttcagctttgCTGGACACAGAGGCCAAAGCCTGAAGACTCTGAAGCCAAGAGGTATAGATTCCCTGGTAttaatctagagacagactacagagagaagttgcagcataaagaaagaagcaaagttatacagtacgtttgtcagcacagcagagtcaTAGAGCAACAGATTTAGCAGATTTGAGtctgtttgcctgccagagttaatgctaacgcctgctgggaaccaagacaaagcctgaaactgttggagaaatgtttattcaagtaaagctgttattgaaattcatcacaaggtctggacttaatttatttcttcaaatccctcaattattccccctatttgctctgcttcggACGATAACGTCTGGgctccagcgtatccaggtaggagtatCGTGACACGTGCTCCAACATTAAGGgatatttaggccaccctacaccactctggcattcctacacttgggtaccatctactacatcactaaaaggggccctgtgctcttgttgcttcactgcaactggcatcacgaaaAACATTTGCTTTATGGGACCCATGACCGCTGCTGTGCATCACACATGGTTATGTGAACTCATTCTGAGATAAACATACTGTTATttacacaaatacattttttgtctttTAGGACATTGTTAGTATGTTCTGTGACTTGTCTTGATATATCAGTTCAGAGTGTGGACATTTTTGTaccttttaaatgtattttatcagTTTTTATGGCTTGTAATCGCTGTAACGTCTTACAAGTCCTCACAATGGCCAGTTATTACCTGTCCAAGGGATAGGTGACAAATGTCTGATCGCAGGGGACCCTACCGATCACTAAAACAATGGTCCTGAGCTCCCCTTCCTCATTCTACCTCACTGCATGACCATGTGTGGTGCTCACCATACCCCttttgctttaggcctcatgcacataaccatgGTTTGGGTCCgggttggatgtggacccattcacttcaatggggcagcaaaatatGCGGGCAGCActcggaacatgtcctattcttatcggTGTCACGGGCAAAGACAGGACTGCTCTATTGAGGGCCGGAAGTTcctttctgcaaaatgcagaatgcataaagcaggcatccatgttttgcggaccgcaaaatggacatgggcgtgtgcatgaggtccTATATAGTAGAAAAACCTTTACTCAAAGTCATGGCCAGGGACTGTGGTTTAAAGCCATAACTGcgccaagaagggacatgtcccttcttgACGCGGTGTGTGTGGACAGCCGCCACTTGGAGCTGCAGCAGGAATCTGTTCACAGTTTAGCTCCTTTTATTAGAGTTAAGCCATGCTGCGGATTCGCCCCAGATCTCACCCTCCACCAATGGTTGAATTGTGCATCGAAAATCTGCACAAACAATTCACAAGCTGCAGACTTCCAAATCCGCAGCGTAATACACTAGCAGTGACGGGATTTCCAGAATCTCATGTACACCGAGCAGATTTCACCATTTGAAATGCAAAGAGTGAGATCTGGGGAAAATCCATATCAAAATCAAGCAGATTTTGGTATATATTTGATGAGGAAACGCAGTGAAATCCATGTGGAAAATCTACATATACTATACTGCTGTGTGTATGTACCCTAGAACAACCCCTTCTATCCGCAGGTTATCTGAATTATCGCTCTGCTGTAACattattttttgcccttttttatgATCATATAAAGACAGTTAAAAAACCGAAAACAAACATTCTCTTCTGTATTCTTAGGTGAGATAAAAGGACACACCCTGGTAGACATCGGCTCAGGTCCTACAATATACCAGTTCTTGAGTGCCTTTGAGCCCTTTCAGGAGGTGATTCTGACGGACTACTTGGAGGTAAATCGTCAAGAACTGAAGATGTGGCTAAATAATGAACATGGGGTGTTTGACTGGAGTCCCTACTTTGAATATGTCTGTAAGCTGGAGGGCAAAGGGTGAGTAGTCAATAGCATGTTCAAGTGCTCATCATTCTTCTCTCCACCTAATTCTGTGGCTCAATTTGATGACATTTTGCCTTTCAGTGCCAGAGTAGGGCTTTGCAGTAGCCGTATATTTAGGTATCAGATCCTCAGTTTTACCCGATTTGAGTTAGACTCCAATGGGAAAATGGCAAATTCCACATGACTGTTGTCATTCACTTATACCAGAGTGCAAATGTCATGTAAATGCACTGCGTCAGGCCAAAGCTGCAGTCAACGGTAACAGTGAGGCAACATGGTGTTATAGTAGCATTAAAAAATGGTCACGTACTAAAAGCTGCTTAGAGTCTTCAGTTCCATCTATTAAACAGTCCTCATACATGTGCCCAAACTCTTAATAATGGCTTAGTCTCTTATAATCGTTCTGTCCGACCTTGTTATGAAAGAATTCTCCTCAACATAAAGTCAATTGCTGTTGAGCTTGTGCTAATACATAGCAGCCAATCTGAAACACCGAGCTATAATGAATATTCATTGGCTGCGCAATATTTTGAACGAAAGTTAAAATGATGGATTTCTGCAcgagaaatgtaaaaaacaaaacaatataatGTCTACTAATATCTGGATAAAATCTGTTTGATCCTACAGTACAATACTTATCTTATGTCTTTTGCTTGAGAATCTGAGAAGGAAGTCTGTTGCCTTCTCAAGTCTCTGGTGACTAAATCTTTCATTCCAGTTGTGTATACTGCAGAAGGGTAGTTGTCTTTACTAAACAGCTTTTTCCTTTTGCTTATCCAGAGAGTCCTGGAAAGAGAAGCAGAAACGATTGCGGGAACGTGTGTCTCGTGTGATCCCAGTTGACATCCATCAATCTAGTCCACTAGGAAAAGAAGTAGTCAGTGGTTCAATAGACTGTCTGGTATCTTCTTTCTGCCTTGAGGCTTGCAGTCCCAGTCTAGTGGCCTTTCATAAGGCACTTGAAAATGTAGTTGGGCTTCTGAAACCACAGGGGCACTTTTTATGGATTGGTGCTTTGGAGGAGTCCTACTACTTGGCTGGAGAGGCGCGGTTGAGCGTCTTGCCAGTAACAGAAGATATGGTGAAGAAGGCACTGTCCAAGGCAAAGTGTGTTGTAAGGGAATTTTCTACCTATTCCATGACTCCTAGCATGAAAGTTGGTGTAGATGACGTGAGTGGGATATTTTTTGTTTGGGCTCAGAAAGACACTCCAAAGTGAGGCACTCAACCACATGAACTATTAATAATATTAGATATATGGAGAGGGCTTCAGGTAATGTAATGAAATGTAATGTATCACCTATCTATATgccatatataaaaacataaatatgCAAATAGTATCTAATAAATTCCGCTATTAAAAACCTGTGCACCTGCGTTTGACTTTGACAATGAACCCCTTGAGATACAAGGACTTTTTAACTATCATACGTACCATGCAATCAATTATTATCATTGCCTAGTTTCTGGGTATCAAGGAAGATGTTAATTAGGTTCTGTACAGATGGCATACAGTTTACTCGCAGTATGGTGAAACATGAGCTATGGCAACTGTGTGCTGAATCTAAACTGTGATAGTACATCAGCCTTGGAAATAaatgacagatgagacaaaatcgGTCCACACATCAATAAACCTTAGTTTAGATTATGCACTGCCAATGAGAGTGCATTTGGTCCTTTGCTGACATCCCATTTTATAGCAATTTAATCagacttaaagaggtattccggttttaatgattacatttatgTAGAGAATAGGATGTTGAACAATTTTCTAATATGcatctatttaaaatgttacTTGTAGACCTTTATTATATTCATACAGTAGCCTCTCTCTAAAGAAACAAAAATGGTATGGCTTAATTTAATAACGTAAAATGCATCCACTGGAGAGCTGAATAGGGCTAAAAATGGTGTCCATCATGTGACTCTCGCAAGTATCATGTAACCTGGCTTTCAGTTAACTGCCCAGGTATCTAACAGGTGAACGTTATTAATAATATAACATCACCTACAGACAGGCAGCTATGTAAATGCACACATTTAATTATCATATGTATGTATCCTGTGTGCTGAACCAGCACATGCATGTCATGTGACACTGCTGCTTACTGAATGTCCTGCATTATATGATGACATATGACTGATCATATTTCAGTTAAGTCATAGATATATTACACAGGACTGATACATGGGCTACACCATTCTACTGCATATAGGTGGTCAACTGTCTGATAAGAAGGGTATGTATGCagaattttaaatacatgtatattagaaaaaaattatgatttcctATTACATAaacaaacaaattaaaaaataaataaattggaatacccctttaaccccgcTGGAGCAATGGGCACACATGGTGCCCGTTCGCACGTGCAGTGGGTGTCATGGCCAGCAGGTCATTACTATGGGGGTTCAGACTCCATGTTGTGCCTTGTACAGCCATTTTATGTTATAAGCCTTAAAACCTTTGTGTGTAGAACTATGATATAAACTGTGAGACTACCATGACGTCAAGGTCGCTCCTAGCTAGTAGCCCCTCCAGTTTTGTCTCAGAAAGGAATCTTTACAATTATTAAAAGGACAAGTCTGTGACGAACACCCACATTTAAGATTAAAAAGACGCTTCAGGCGTACAGCCAAGAGATGCTCATTTCAGATTGTGTTTTTAATGACGTAAATGTTTGACTACGTCTTCAgttggaaatgatccagaaaTCTACTTTATAACTCTGCTTTCTTTCAATAAAGTTTACAAACTCTTGAAACACAGCTCTATGCCTGTGTTGGTTTTTCTCTATGGATATCCATAACTTCTAATTCGGAGTCCACCGCTCATCCGGCATTGGGGTTTTTGCCCCAACAGAAACTGGCGCCCGACACGTGGGGCATGACTAAGTCCTTCCTGCTGAGACCTCCGACGCCTGGACGTGCCACACTGGGACAAACAGATGAAAATCAGCGCCGAAGTAAGAGCTTTTTCTAACAGGTAGTCTGTACTTCCCCGTCTGGCATTCGTCTTGTTCGAGGGTTCGGCAGAGTATAAGGTAACTTTACAGTCATGCGCAGTACCTAATACACATATTATACATCATTTACTTGATCTTCAACGGTGGCGATACCATTGCGGTACCGCTGCGTCAGTCCATTTTAGTGTAAGCGCCGGTGTATTACTAGTGTTTTAACTTTACAGTCATGCCTAATTTACATTTAAGAATCTGTGACCCTGATAAAGGACTAGCAGATAAGCGCAGTGGATGGATGGATTTGAACCAGGATTTTAGCTTAGAATTGCTTGGGATTGTTCTGGGAGTAACTGTTTACGTATTTGTCATTGTTTATTGTGTGTAGAATCTGGCAGGAAGCTAGGGGGAAGGGGCCAGAAGCTCAGAGAGACTTTGGCTTTAACACCGTAAGTACACCTGAAAGGACAGGGTGGGGAAACCACTGTGGGAGAAAATAGACATCTAAGGTTCCCCCTAGTAAGTACAGATTCAGGAATAGACAATGGGTAATCAGAACAGCATTCCCGAAGAGTATGAGACAGCACTGGTAGGAAAGACAGGTGGCAAAGACGCGTTAAAgaaagttgacaaagtgttggaaaaagcaggtaaGAAGCATGGAAACCTTGATTTA
The sequence above is a segment of the Bufo gargarizans isolate SCDJY-AF-19 chromosome 6, ASM1485885v1, whole genome shotgun sequence genome. Coding sequences within it:
- the PNMT gene encoding phenylethanolamine N-methyltransferase — its product is MSAVLSISSNMSSIQAVAESYKVFNPRAYLQNNYVPPRADFSSEDSVMCWKLRRLHEACSKGEIKGHTLVDIGSGPTIYQFLSAFEPFQEVILTDYLEVNRQELKMWLNNEHGVFDWSPYFEYVCKLEGKGESWKEKQKRLRERVSRVIPVDIHQSSPLGKEVVSGSIDCLVSSFCLEACSPSLVAFHKALENVVGLLKPQGHFLWIGALEESYYLAGEARLSVLPVTEDMVKKALSKAKCVVREFSTYSMTPSMKVGVDDVSGIFFVWAQKDTPK